A stretch of Coccidioides posadasii str. Silveira chromosome 2, complete sequence DNA encodes these proteins:
- a CDS encoding uncharacterized protein (EggNog:ENOG410PFJ5~COG:A~BUSCO:4440at33183) — MFGTLRGGRVLVRNLQRCVRRPNPLSLVNRTLPLPQRAITFPIRTFYVSPLLRNSAGEAVSPVTSADVPTPPEGETKKLLKFADLHGPGLVDKKIVDAILKMGITDMTEIQAQTINHTLNGKDVLAQAKTGTGKTLAFLVPVIQKIIRDDPSLRTGQKFRQRGGSNIRAVVISPTRELAEQIAEEAQKIARFTGVQVRTAVGGTRKIEGLRRIQREGCHLLVGTPGRLIDIFSDPRSGIAAPNLKAFVLDEADRLLDDGFAPSIMDLQTYFPKRSEVDRQTLMFSATIAPEILSMVRRTLKQDFSFVKTVRDDEAPTHLKVPQRAVFLDCRSNQMPAIMEILTQAIRRHETDPVQNSPFKAIVYYNSTNEVSIAAAAFNALLTDPESRFSPHPFGIRGIEIHSKLTQAQRTRNSDMFRRAKSAILFSSDVTARGMDFPNVTHVIQVGVPQSRETYIHRLGRTARANKTGEGWILLTDPEYREFKTTLRGLPIQEDEALLKTAMIDMSRENPDAPEPTASIISQAKQAYSGLDYTLKEKAYMSSLGLIRSRDQFRQLNNMTKHLWSLDSPPPISLALARRLNIRHYPGIVIESARSEPSALGSPLRDESRRRRMTDFGDQEPYQQSFQRNDRRSRRTNGFSGEGRYEPSFRRNDRRSRRMSGFGGEESYEPSFRRNDRRSRGKTDFHHDEPLDPLSMGDEHGGSGSSGRTDFQRSETRTRRWR; from the exons ATGTTTGGTACTCTTCGAGGGGGACGGGTCCTCGTTCGCAACCTCCAAAGATGTGTTCGCCGGCCCAATCCTCTGTCGCTCGTTAATCGGACGCTTCCCCTACCTCAGCGGGCAATTACATTTCCAATTAGAACATTTTATGTATCGCCGTTGCTTCGGAACAGCGCTGGGGAAGCAGTGAGCCCCGTCACCAGCGCAGATGTCCCAACACCACCCGAAGGGGAAACGAAGAAATTGCTGAAATTTGCCGACCTGCATGGTCCAGGGCTGGTGGATAAGAAAATCGTGGATGCTATTCTAAAAATGGGCATTACAGACATGACCGAAATTCAAGCCCAGACCATCAATCACACGCTAAACGGAAAAGATGT GCTCGCCCAGGCTAAGACCGGCACCGGCAAGACCCTTGCTTTCCTCGTTCCTGTCATCCAGAAGATAATTCGCGACGATCCGTCGTTGCGGACTGGTCAAAAATTTCGGCAGCGTGGCGGTTCCAATATTCGCGCCGTTGTCATCTCGCCGACTCGTGAACTTGCGGAGCAAATCGCCGAAGAGGCCCAGAAAATAGCCAGATTTACAGGAGTCCAAGTACGAACGGCGGTTGGCGGGACCAGGAAAATTGAAGGACTTCGAAGAATCCAGCGTGAAGGCTGCCACCTTCTTGTTGGCACTCCGGGTCGCCTTATAGATATTTTCAGCGACCCAAGGAGTGGGATTGCGGCGCCGAACCTGAAAGCATTCGTCTTGGACGAGGCAGATCGTTTGCTCGACGACGGGTTTGCCCCTTCTATTATGGACCTGCAGACCTATTTCCCAAAGCGAAGCGAGGTGGACCGTCAGACTCTGATGTTCTCGGCCACCATCGCACCCGAAATTCTAAGCATGGTTCGACGTACATTGAAGCAAGATTTTTCCTTCGTGAAAACCGTCAGAGATGACGAAGCACCAACACATTTGAAAGTTCCACAGAGGGCTGTGTTCCTTGATTGTCGATCGAACCAGATGCCAGCTATCATGGAAATCTTGACGCAGGCGATTAGAAGACATGAAACGGATCCCGTTCAAAACAGCCCATTCAAAGCCATCGTCTATTACAACTCCACAAACGAGGTTTCCATAGCGGCCGCCGCGTTTAACGCATTACTTACCGACCCAGAAAGCCGTTTCTCGCCGCATCCCTTTGGTATCAGGGGGATTGAAATCCATTCTAAATTAACTCAGGCCCAAAGAACGAGGAATTCGGATATGTTCCGTAGAGCAAAATCCGCTATCCTGTTCTCTTCTGATGTGACTGCTCGCGGAATGGATTTCCCAAACGTGACACACGTTATCCAAGTCGGTGTTCCACAAAGCAGAGAGACATACATTCACCGCCTAGGGCGTACGGCTCGTGCAAACAAAACTGGTGAAGGATGGATTCTGCTCACGGATCCTGAGTATCGTGAGTTCAAGACCACACTCAGGGGCCTGCCTATCCAGGAAGATGAGGCGTTACTCAAGACTGCTATGATAGACATGTCACGAGAGAACCCTGATGCCCCTGAGCCCACAGCTTCTATCATTTCCCAGGCCAAGCAAGCATATAGCGGCCTTGATTATACATTAAAAGAGAAGGCATATATGTCCTCCTTAGGCTTAATCCGCTCACGAGACCAGTTTCGCCAACTAAATAATATGACGAAACATCTCTGGAGCCTTGACTCACCTCCTCCTATCTCTCTCGCATTGGCCAGAAGATTGAATATTCGTCATTATCCTGGTATTGTTATCGAATCCGCACGAAGCGAGCCGTCGGCGCTAGGATCGCCCCTCAGGGATGAATCTAGACGCCGTAGAATGACCGATTTCGGAGACCAGGAGCCATACCAACAATCGTTCCAGCGGAACGACCGTCGAAGCCGTAGAACGAACGGTTTCAGTGGCGAGGGGCGGTACGAACCATCATTCCGGCGGAACGACCGTCGAAGCCGTAGAATGAGCGGTTTCGGTGGCGAGGAGTCATATGAACCGTCGTTCCGGCGAAACGACCGTCGAAGCCGTGGAAAGACTGATTTCCATCACGACGAACCACTTGATCCATTGTCCATGGGGGACGAACATGGAGGCAGTGGAAGCAGCGGAAGAACCGATTTCCAACGTTCCGAGACAAGAACCCGCCGATGGAGATGA